Proteins found in one Scylla paramamosain isolate STU-SP2022 chromosome 44, ASM3559412v1, whole genome shotgun sequence genomic segment:
- the LOC135094100 gene encoding terminal nucleotidyltransferase 5C-like isoform X3, which produces MSPSFVSTGTQTPEEVASVPPSPPLSPLPLPFSTAPIPPSKLLQREALRQAMEGVGGVSGVEDRRFSVLTYEQVRHLNEVLHEVVSIHGRGNFPTLEIRLRDLVSLVRAKLEAEAVQVRDIRINGGAASHILAATPDQAYNDLDLIFAVDLSSPRSYDRVKNAVLEVLLDFLPAGVSKRRMSSCSMKEGYVHKMVKVNDTDRWSLISLSNHGGRNVELKFVDTMKRQFEFSVDSFQVVLDSLLLFYECAEMPISENFYPTVMGESVYGDFSEALYHLQKKLIATKNPEEIRGGGLLKYCSLLVKEYEPARPDEIKTLERYMCSRFFIDFPDVSQQQSKIEAYLWNHFVGPDEALRYDFLMVVHRVVDDSTVCLMGHERRQTLNLIDELACQVFYTDQHRLYTKQQPCSSPSPCSSASSCSSSSSSSSSSSSSSSSSSFDVHIAPPPPVIYSNGYYYAPIVPAPAPPQPYTCTCGWLQCA; this is translated from the coding sequence GTTGCGGCAGGCGATGGAAGGCGTGGGGGGCGTCAGCGGCGTGGAGGACCGGCGCTTCTCCGTGCTGACGTACGAGCAGGTGCGTCACCTTAACGAGGTGCTGCACGAGGTGGTGTCCATCCACGGCCGCGGGAACTTCCCTACCCTGGAGATCCGCCTACGGGACCTGGTGAGCCTGGTGCGCGCCAAGCTGGAGGCCGAGGCGGTGCAGGTGCGGGACATCCGCATCAACGGCGGCGCCGCCTCGCACATCCTGGCCGCCACGCCGGACCAGGCCTACAACGACCTGGACCTCATCTTCGCGGTGGACCTCAGCTCGCCGCGCTCCTACGACCGCGTCAAGAACGCCGTGCTGGAGGTGCTGCTGGACTTCCTGCCCGCGGGTGTCAGCAAGCGCCGCATGTCCTCGTGCTCCATGAAGGAGGGCTACGTGCACAAGATGGTCAAAGTGAACGACACGGACCGCTGGTCGCTCATCTCGCTGTCCAACCACGGCGGCCGCAACGTGGAGCTCAAGTTCGTGGACACCATGAAGCGCCAGTTCGAGTTCTCCGTGGACTCATTCCAGGTGGTGCTGGACTCGCTGCTGCTGTTTTACGAGTGCGCCGAGATGCCCATCAGCGAGAACTTCTACCCCACCGTCATGGGCGAGAGCGTGTACGGGGACTTCAGCGAGGCGCTCTACCACCTGCAGAAGAAGCTGATCGCCACCAAAAACCCCGAGGAGATCCGCGGCGGCGGCCTGCTCAAGTACTGCAGCCTGCTGGTGAAGGAGTACGAGCCCGCCCGCCCCGACGAGATCAAGACGCTGGAGCGGTACATGTGCTCGCGCTTCTTCATCGACTTCCCCGACGTGTCGCAGCAGCAGAGCAAGATCGAGGCGTACCTGTGGAACCACTTCGTGGGGCCCGACGAGGCGCTGCGCTACGACTTCCTGATGGTGGTGCACCGCGTGGTGGACGACAGCACGGTGTGCCTGATGGGTCACGAGCGGCGCCAGACCCTCAACCTGATCGACGAGCTGGCGTGCCAGGTGTTCTACACAGACCAGCACCGCCTGTACACCAAGCAGCAGCCGTGCTCGTCGCCCTCGCCGTGCTCCTCAGCCTCCTCgtgctcctcgtcctcgtcctcgtcctcatcctcgtcctcgtcctcgtctagTAGTAGCTTCGACGTGCACATAGCGCCCCCGCCGCCCGTCATCTACAGCAACGGCTACTACTACGCGCCCATCGTGCCAGCACCCGCGCCGCCACAGCCCTACACGTGTACCTGCGGGTGGCTGCAGTGTGCCTAG
- the LOC135094100 gene encoding terminal nucleotidyltransferase 5C-like isoform X1, whose translation MEGVGGVSGVEDRRFSVLTYEQVRHLNEVLHEVVSIHGRGNFPTLEIRLRDLVSLVRAKLEAEAVQVRDIRINGGAASHILAATPDQAYNDLDLIFAVDLSSPRSYDRVKNAVLEVLLDFLPAGVSKRRMSSCSMKEGYVHKMVKVNDTDRWSLISLSNHGGRNVELKFVDTMKRQFEFSVDSFQVVLDSLLLFYECAEMPISENFYPTVMGESVYGDFSEALYHLQKKLIATKNPEEIRGGGLLKYCSLLVKEYEPARPDEIKTLERYMCSRFFIDFPDVSQQQSKIEAYLWNHFVGPDEALRYDFLMVVHRVVDDSTVCLMGHERRQTLNLIDELACQVFYTDQHRLYTKQQPCSSPSPCSSASSCSSSSSSSSSSSSSSSSSSFDVHIAPPPPVIYSNGYYYAPIVPAPAPPQPYTCTCGWLQCA comes from the coding sequence ATGGAAGGCGTGGGGGGCGTCAGCGGCGTGGAGGACCGGCGCTTCTCCGTGCTGACGTACGAGCAGGTGCGTCACCTTAACGAGGTGCTGCACGAGGTGGTGTCCATCCACGGCCGCGGGAACTTCCCTACCCTGGAGATCCGCCTACGGGACCTGGTGAGCCTGGTGCGCGCCAAGCTGGAGGCCGAGGCGGTGCAGGTGCGGGACATCCGCATCAACGGCGGCGCCGCCTCGCACATCCTGGCCGCCACGCCGGACCAGGCCTACAACGACCTGGACCTCATCTTCGCGGTGGACCTCAGCTCGCCGCGCTCCTACGACCGCGTCAAGAACGCCGTGCTGGAGGTGCTGCTGGACTTCCTGCCCGCGGGTGTCAGCAAGCGCCGCATGTCCTCGTGCTCCATGAAGGAGGGCTACGTGCACAAGATGGTCAAAGTGAACGACACGGACCGCTGGTCGCTCATCTCGCTGTCCAACCACGGCGGCCGCAACGTGGAGCTCAAGTTCGTGGACACCATGAAGCGCCAGTTCGAGTTCTCCGTGGACTCATTCCAGGTGGTGCTGGACTCGCTGCTGCTGTTTTACGAGTGCGCCGAGATGCCCATCAGCGAGAACTTCTACCCCACCGTCATGGGCGAGAGCGTGTACGGGGACTTCAGCGAGGCGCTCTACCACCTGCAGAAGAAGCTGATCGCCACCAAAAACCCCGAGGAGATCCGCGGCGGCGGCCTGCTCAAGTACTGCAGCCTGCTGGTGAAGGAGTACGAGCCCGCCCGCCCCGACGAGATCAAGACGCTGGAGCGGTACATGTGCTCGCGCTTCTTCATCGACTTCCCCGACGTGTCGCAGCAGCAGAGCAAGATCGAGGCGTACCTGTGGAACCACTTCGTGGGGCCCGACGAGGCGCTGCGCTACGACTTCCTGATGGTGGTGCACCGCGTGGTGGACGACAGCACGGTGTGCCTGATGGGTCACGAGCGGCGCCAGACCCTCAACCTGATCGACGAGCTGGCGTGCCAGGTGTTCTACACAGACCAGCACCGCCTGTACACCAAGCAGCAGCCGTGCTCGTCGCCCTCGCCGTGCTCCTCAGCCTCCTCgtgctcctcgtcctcgtcctcgtcctcatcctcgtcctcgtcctcgtctagTAGTAGCTTCGACGTGCACATAGCGCCCCCGCCGCCCGTCATCTACAGCAACGGCTACTACTACGCGCCCATCGTGCCAGCACCCGCGCCGCCACAGCCCTACACGTGTACCTGCGGGTGGCTGCAGTGTGCCTAG